AGAAGGTCAGAGAGGTGTACAAccaggaggagaatgagaaTCTGAAGTGTAAATTAGCAGAGTGTGATCCTCTGTGTGGAACCAGTAATACTGTACACTCAGATTCAGTCCAGACAGCAGACCCTCAAGGCAATTTAGGTACATCAGTAGAATCAACTTGTGATATTCAGCAAGGAAGAGTGAAAGTATTTTTCTTCGTAAAGAACTTGCTGACTTGATGGGGGACAATGTGTTGTGCAATAATTAAGAGTCCTTGTCATTTTCCAAGGACCATATTGATGAGGGTTAAAAGACACTACCATTCCGTGGAATCAGCTTCTTGTTTCCAACCAGCAGTTGTTTTCACATTGCCTGTGTCagtctacacacacacacacacacacacatacacacacacacgtgtcaTCATCTCAGAACTCACAAACCCCTTTCCCCCAGACGGCGATGCCTGTACATCTCAGCCCTGCCTCAATCGTGGGAAATGTAAGGATGGCATTGGAGCTTACAGCTGTCTCTGTGAAACTACCTTTCAAGGGAAGAACTGTGAAATCGGTAGGTGGGCAAGTACACCATATTATAAACTCTGAACCATTAATCATTCTGGAGTCTGACCCTGATCTGTGATCTTTTCTGACCCCCACCCAGAGATTCCAAAGCTTTGTGAAAACAACAACGGGGGCTGCCAACACTTCTGCAAAGTGGTAGATGACAAAGTCACGTGTTCCTGTGCCACGGGCTATTACCTTGATGAAGACAGGAAGAAGTGCTTGTCTGACAGTAGGTATTTTCAACGCAGGACAGATAACTCGCACGCCATACTTGTTAAAAAACAGTACCTCTAGCTATATCGTATTTGGGATCACTTTACACGCCAGTGCAATTTTAATACCAAACAATTGAGCAATTTATGAGGCACTGGTACAGCACTGTAAAACTGAGGAGCAGAAATTCCAttgcagtgggctgccagttgtgagttgcagggtgatatggctgctggccctAATTTTTGCTGTTATTAGAGGGATAAGAGCCAGCGAGCAGAGGTAGAACTTCTCATAATGTCGGACTTGATCACGCTAATCAATGAGCACTTCAGAGAGAGTAGATGGAGCACGAAAGTGGCAGCACAAATCCAGAACTGTCTGTCATCAGCAGTAATCGGTTTATTACCAAATCAAAGTTGTTGTCAACTGGCACAGTAGACCATACAAGTCTAATTCTGGGAATTTGGAAAATGATAAAAGGATAGTAAACACTGATGCACAGTAGGTCTAACTGCTACTGTTCCAATGTGGCTTCTGTCTCTGATATGTATTTTCCTGAAATTAATGTGATGAATGATTTGTTCTTTCAGCAGGGATTATTGACATGCAATTGTGAAGATGTATGGAGCTCATTATGAAACCTCAGAATATTGTTACATCAAGAGATCAGAGATCAGAGtctcattgtttttgtttaatctcAAGTGTTACCTGGGGcgctgaaaaagaaataaatgactaGTCATTTCGTAAACAGAACTGCAGGGGCTCTTTGCTAAATGCTGCTACACCAAACATGTGGCTTTCACTTGAAAGTCCTCCTAAATGTTCAGTCATGAAATTCAACTTTCCTGCTTTGTTTCCACTACAGAAGAGTTCCCTTGTGGCGTTCTGAAGACTTCACTGACCAGGACATCCTTAGTAGATACCGACTTTGGCAATGATACAGAGATTCTGAACAGCACGATCACACCTGATACTGAAGAACCCATGATATTAAGCAGTGCCAACTCAGATGCGAGGATAGTCAATGGAAACGAATGTCTTCCTGGACACTGTCCCTGGCAGGTGAGTAggtcaggcaaaaaaaaaacatcattttaataCTGGCAAGATTTGAATGCAAAGCTTCTGAATGAAGCTAACATTTTGCAAGGCTGTCTGTTAAAAATTCTGAACCCCGTACAAAAGGTACCTTCCAAGGCCATTGTAAACTACTTGTATTTCTTCAGAGCACACTCCAGCAGCCAAGCCACAGATAGATTGCTTTCTTCTATCTTTTGAAGGTGCACTATAAAGAACACCAGGACTGAAAGAAATAACATATATACTTTCTATAATGATCAGGAAATCAGCAGTCCATTTTTCCTCATGCATTTGGAAGCTGCTTATACACATTTGTTATGCTGCCATGCTGTATAGGCATATTTGAAGACATGCAGCTCAGGTGTTTTCACATTCTGTCACTCTCCACCTTGTCTTGCTTTGACCTCTGTGTTAGTTTCTCCACACGCTGCTTTTGGCCGTGCTGGCCGTCCTGCTTCAGAAGAGAAGGAGCAGGGAAAGCGCAGTGGCTGAGAGCACTCACAACAGGATATCGAAGGGGCAGAGATAGGTGCTACAACATCCTTTTCAGTTGTTGCCTTGTAAATTTGCAGTCCCAGGTGTATAGttgaacttgtttttcagccaggGGGTAAGtcagacaactgaatgaaaTTAAGACAGAATTTGaatgaaattaagaaaaaaaatgaaaaataaaagacatcAGTTATGAAGAGTACATAAAGCTTACGGGACTGAACCAACAATACACTACCTGGATGCAAATTGTAAGTCATTGGTATGTCATTTGCTCtttcatgttatttttctttttgtctttacTTTTTTAGGCTCTTTTAATAAACGAGGAAGGAGTAGGATTTTGTGGTGGGACCATTCTGACTGAACATATTATATTATCAGCCGCACATTGCATGAGAGAGTCTAAGTCATTTACAGTAAGGCTTGGtatgtgtcttttttttattatatttgagGATTCAATAGCATAAAATGTTTGTGTCTCCTTATCTAATTTTTCCTCTTTCAGAGTGAAGGATATTTAATCAGTCAGTATATTGTTTAGACCAATAGTCAAgttatattgttaataatgagTTACACAGTTCACTTGTGTTAAGCCCTTTATGCAGTGTAAATGGAATTTGTTTGCCTTCAGCTCAGCATGTTAAGCCAAATGTATTATGATGAAAacataaagctttttttaacatattgaaAAATAGACCtaatatgctttaaaataaatattcactgTTTCTTCAGAAAAGGTTCCATGGGAACtttgatttttgaaaagtattagctaataataaaatatacagcaCTAGAACAACCGTTCATATTTATGCCGTAAATTACATATAAATTCAAACTTTTATATCCCTAAATTTCAGGGGACTATGACACAGAAAAGACTGATGACAGTGAGGAAACATATCCCGTGGAGAAAGTGATCATTCACAATAAGTACGTCACGGACACCTACGACAACGATATAGCCATCATCAAGCTGAAGGAGCCCGTCAAATTCACCAAGTTCATCATTCCGGCTTGCCTTCCGGAGAAAGATTTCGCCGAGAAGGTCCTGATGAAGCAGAACGACGCCCAGATCAGTGGCTTCGGGCGCACTCACGAGAGAGGCAGGCAGTCCACCATCCTCCAGAAGCTCACTGTGCCCTACGTGGACAGGCTCATGTGCATCGAGTCCAGTCAGGCCCAGATCTCCGCTAACATGTTCTGCGCTGGCTATGACAAGGTAGCCAAGGATGCCTGCCAGGGGGACAGTGGCGGTCCCCATGTCACACAGTACAAAGACACGTGGTTCATCACTGGGATAGTGAGCTGGGGGGAGGGCTGTGCCAGGGAAGGCAAATATGGGGTCTACACGCAGGTGTCCAAGTTCCTTCCATGGATCAAAGCAGTTATTAAGTACTTCAGTAAAGCATGACCTTTCCTTTGCTTCTGATTTGTTCACGATTTTACACCGGGCAAACAGAATGACTAATACTACTAATTTCAGTATCTGATGAATTGAGTAATGTGTGAATTTTAAGCGTGGCTCTGTATCTCAGTCTTTTTCCATGGCAGTGGAATAACcctgaaaagaaattaaatgaagaCGCTGTTTACAGAAAGCATTAAAGGTCTCGTTTGCTGATTTTGTACATCTGGGGCTTGAATACCAGATGATTGAAATGTTAGCGGTGCTTGGTATGTCAGtaacacatctacagtacagtattcaaTACACTAGAAATATATCCTAAACAATGTGCTTTTATCCCTTTCAGATACTTTTTTTGCTGTATTAGTTATGGAACGTGGCTGCCTTCCTCTAGCTCTCCAAGCAATAGAAACATCCTCTACACCTCACCAGTTTCCCAGTGCAGTTTCACTCCCTGTGCACGTGAATTCCTTCATGCCAATCTAGCATCCCTGAGAAACAGCAGATCTCGCTTGAATGATACACGGATGGGTGTATCGGTGATAGGCTTCTACTTGATCAATTTCTACATAGAGCTAAATGAAATCGAGCGTCTTTCTGAAATAAATCTGACCTGAGATCATTGCAAATGCAAAATCATCGTATATGTGACACATTCATCATCGGAATGCTGCTGGTTCCCAGTGAGGGGGGGGCCCCACCTGGAGCCTATCTCAGGGGAACAAGGTGCACTCCAGCACTGCTCTGTGAATGGAATGGCACTGCGTCACTCACACTGCACACAACTGTGAGACCCTGGGAGGGTCAGAGTCAACCGGAGAAgagccacacaaacacagagggaACATGAACTTCAGCCAGATGCCTCCCCAGTCCAGAGCTGAACACAAGACCTACAGGCTGTGAGGCGGTCGTGCCACACCCCACCCCACCATACTGATCAAAGGACTTTTAGAAGTGATTTTTCTCATCAGAAGTGAAAACGCTGAAATGACAAATTCATTTTGATTTGTGTTGTGTCATGGCATTTGCCAAAACCACTTTATACCCTACGGTGTCGCGGGAGGccggagcctacctggcaagcaacgagcgcaaggcagggtacaccctagacaggacgccagtccatcgcagggccagtGCAGGTcagtcatacatggggacagtttggaggccacggtaaaggccgaggAGGGAAATCTGGCCcggacactgggataactccctactcttctcgagaaatgcccggggatctttaatgaccactgagagtcaggacctcggtttaaagtctcatccgaaagacagtgCCActtcagtatagtgtccccatcactataccggggcattagaacccacacagaccgcagggtgagcgccccctactggccccactaacacctctcccagcagctttcccagggggtctcccatccaggtgctg
This portion of the Lepisosteus oculatus isolate fLepOcu1 chromosome 15, fLepOcu1.hap2, whole genome shotgun sequence genome encodes:
- the f10 gene encoding coagulation factor X → MARLLQICLFFAAQASVGAEVFVDKARASQVFSRSRRANTPFEEFRQGNIERECHEERCSYEEAREVFENTERTDEFWNVYFDGDACTSQPCLNRGKCKDGIGAYSCLCETTFQGKNCEIEIPKLCENNNGGCQHFCKVVDDKVTCSCATGYYLDEDRKKCLSDKEFPCGVLKTSLTRTSLVDTDFGNDTEILNSTITPDTEEPMILSSANSDARIVNGNECLPGHCPWQALLINEEGVGFCGGTILTEHIILSAAHCMRESKSFTVRLGDYDTEKTDDSEETYPVEKVIIHNKYVTDTYDNDIAIIKLKEPVKFTKFIIPACLPEKDFAEKVLMKQNDAQISGFGRTHERGRQSTILQKLTVPYVDRLMCIESSQAQISANMFCAGYDKVAKDACQGDSGGPHVTQYKDTWFITGIVSWGEGCAREGKYGVYTQVSKFLPWIKAVIKYFSKA